The following proteins are co-located in the Haloterrigena turkmenica DSM 5511 genome:
- a CDS encoding IclR family transcriptional regulator: MANAPNERTGRRIQSVEIAFTVLDAVRKNDRPSVTELADELGHSKSTIHSHLQTLESEEIIVREDDGYRLSLQVLDMANDVRTQVANYDVIVDAVDELANETGEIAQFGIEEHGHVSYLYKAMGNQAVETASRAGGKQPMYSTSLGKAILAFLPSDRQEELVSEAAFERRGPKTITDRAGLYEELEATAKRGYAIDDEENIEGLRCVAAPIRNGTSVVGAVSVTGPASRFTDDYLHGELAESVQRAANVIELNTKFS, translated from the coding sequence ATGGCAAACGCCCCCAACGAACGCACCGGACGCCGGATCCAATCAGTCGAAATCGCCTTTACCGTTCTCGATGCCGTCCGGAAGAACGACCGGCCCAGCGTGACCGAACTCGCCGACGAACTCGGCCACTCGAAGAGCACGATCCACAGCCACCTCCAGACCCTCGAGAGCGAGGAGATCATCGTCCGCGAGGACGACGGCTACCGGCTGAGTCTCCAGGTGCTGGACATGGCAAACGACGTCCGCACTCAGGTCGCCAACTACGACGTGATCGTCGACGCGGTCGACGAACTGGCGAACGAAACGGGAGAGATCGCGCAGTTCGGGATCGAAGAACACGGGCACGTGTCGTATCTCTACAAGGCGATGGGGAATCAGGCCGTCGAGACGGCCTCGCGCGCCGGCGGGAAACAGCCGATGTACTCGACCTCGCTCGGCAAGGCCATCCTCGCGTTTCTCCCCTCCGACAGACAGGAGGAACTCGTCAGCGAGGCGGCGTTCGAACGGAGAGGGCCGAAAACGATCACGGATCGGGCCGGCCTCTACGAGGAACTCGAGGCGACCGCGAAACGGGGGTACGCGATCGACGACGAGGAGAACATCGAGGGACTCCGGTGTGTCGCCGCGCCCATTCGGAACGGGACGTCGGTCGTCGGCGCCGTCAGCGTCACCGGACCGGCCAGTCGGTTCACGGACGACTACCTCCACGGCGAACTCGCCGAGAGCGTCCAGCGGGCGGCGAACGTCATCGAACTCAATACCAAGTTCTCGTAG
- a CDS encoding pectate lyase — protein sequence MGSTLADEFLETVRRHADAALTAGRDRYGERETPLLADAIDPGAEAAVAYDARDVAADRRLSNVATQQEFLRTLVALSRIDGDERYRDAAVEIVDWFLEHLTDARGLPYWGGHVAYDLEADALATNKDGPHELKFEYPFYDLFWEVDPDATRRFVEAFWDAHVYDWSILDFNRHGDLNEWCNDEYDYADGETSDVLSTADGAIDDPWDRAYEGGDVFFWGDGLTFVNTGSDLYYAAGRLAELDGDAGDDTDRSGGGGDGDGTADGPLRWARRLARRYVETRQETGISGYQFSQHPSYCNGPEIRGDRAQYQFAPYIHGDHRVYEGTLFRPRPIVQRRQLELGERLGDRGREFTRWAVAELRAWREAAYRPERNEFEPMLTDGHSLEGFVVRREGYFGPKGRVIGPIEADADFLWAYATAARTTGDETCWLTVRDIARGLGLGDIGALDETGGSADAANDGVALEIGPDLETDPDCDDFRAVYALLELHRATGRDAYRDAAARVGERVLEARTNDDGLFVDGEDRIVLEDPVPLALLHLAAALRGDDRGKLPTPVGDRRSPEGGV from the coding sequence ATGGGTTCGACACTGGCCGACGAGTTCCTTGAGACCGTTCGCCGTCACGCCGATGCGGCGCTGACGGCCGGACGCGACCGGTACGGCGAGCGGGAGACGCCGCTGCTTGCCGACGCGATCGATCCCGGCGCCGAGGCGGCGGTCGCCTACGACGCCCGCGACGTCGCTGCTGATCGGCGCCTTTCGAACGTGGCGACCCAACAGGAGTTCCTCCGGACTCTCGTCGCCCTCAGCCGGATCGACGGCGACGAGCGCTACCGGGACGCGGCCGTCGAAATCGTCGACTGGTTCCTCGAGCACCTCACGGACGCGCGGGGCCTCCCCTACTGGGGCGGCCACGTGGCCTACGACCTCGAGGCGGACGCGCTGGCGACGAATAAGGACGGGCCGCACGAACTGAAGTTCGAGTATCCCTTCTACGATCTGTTCTGGGAGGTCGATCCGGACGCGACGCGACGCTTCGTCGAGGCGTTCTGGGACGCCCACGTCTACGACTGGTCGATCCTCGATTTCAATCGGCACGGCGACCTCAACGAGTGGTGCAACGACGAGTACGACTACGCCGACGGGGAGACGAGCGACGTCCTATCGACGGCCGACGGAGCAATTGATGACCCGTGGGACCGCGCGTACGAGGGCGGCGACGTCTTCTTCTGGGGTGACGGGCTGACCTTCGTCAACACCGGGAGCGACCTCTACTACGCCGCGGGTCGGTTGGCCGAACTCGACGGCGACGCCGGCGATGACACCGACCGCAGTGGCGGCGGTGGCGACGGTGACGGTACCGCCGACGGTCCGCTGCGCTGGGCGCGGCGCCTGGCCCGTCGGTACGTCGAAACGCGCCAGGAGACGGGCATCAGCGGCTACCAGTTCAGCCAACATCCCAGCTACTGCAACGGGCCGGAGATCCGGGGCGACCGGGCCCAGTACCAGTTCGCGCCGTACATCCACGGCGACCACCGCGTCTATGAGGGAACGCTGTTCCGCCCGCGCCCGATCGTCCAGCGCCGCCAACTCGAGCTCGGCGAGCGCCTCGGCGACCGCGGCCGGGAATTCACGCGGTGGGCCGTCGCGGAACTCCGCGCGTGGCGCGAGGCGGCCTACCGTCCGGAGCGAAACGAGTTCGAGCCGATGCTGACCGACGGACACAGTTTGGAGGGGTTCGTCGTCCGCCGCGAGGGCTATTTCGGGCCCAAGGGGCGCGTTATCGGCCCCATCGAGGCCGACGCGGACTTCCTCTGGGCGTACGCGACGGCCGCTCGGACGACGGGCGACGAGACCTGTTGGCTGACGGTCCGCGACATCGCGCGCGGACTGGGTCTGGGCGATATCGGCGCGCTCGACGAGACGGGCGGGAGCGCGGACGCGGCGAATGACGGCGTCGCCCTCGAGATCGGTCCCGACCTCGAGACCGATCCCGACTGCGACGATTTCCGGGCGGTGTACGCGCTGCTGGAACTTCACCGGGCGACGGGACGCGACGCTTACCGCGACGCTGCGGCACGCGTCGGCGAGCGCGTCCTCGAGGCGCGCACGAACGACGACGGGCTGTTTGTCGACGGCGAGGACCGGATCGTCCTCGAGGATCCGGTCCCGCTGGCGCTGTTGCACCTGGCGGCGGCGCTGCGCGGCGATGATCGCGGGAAGCTTCCGACGCCGGTCGGCGATCGACGATCGCCAGAGGGTGGCGTGTAG
- a CDS encoding family 4 glycosyl hydrolase, translating into MHQLGSRSIEEIPRVKIGYVGGGSQGWAHTLINDLAQCGDIAGSVALYDVDHEAATKNAELGNRIVEREDADGDWTFEAYREMDDALADADFVVCSIQDPPAETFVHDIDVPKQYGIHQPVADTVGPGGVLRSMRAIPQYREIAATVREQCPDAWVINYTNPMTVCTRTLYEEYPDINAIGLCHEVFKFQEQFADIAERYVDDAEDVAREEIHVTVKGINHFTWIDEARWRDTDLFGYLEAELEERKPLKDFDPGSMADASYWVNNYNVAFDLYDRFGLLGAAGDRHLVEFVPWYLQLDDPEDLHRWGIRFTPSSARLPDDDGPTQTERYLSGDEEFEFYDSGEEAVDIFRALLGLEPVETHLNYPNEGQVAGLPEGAVVETNALLTGDDVSPLAAGSFPREIRSMVMTHVNNQETLVEAGFEGDLDRAFRAFLNDPLVSIERDAAADLFVELVDRERDYLEVWDLEDADVLAASR; encoded by the coding sequence ATGCATCAACTCGGTAGTCGTTCGATCGAGGAGATCCCTCGCGTGAAGATCGGATACGTCGGGGGCGGCAGCCAGGGGTGGGCCCACACCCTCATCAACGATCTCGCGCAGTGTGGCGACATCGCCGGATCGGTGGCGCTGTACGACGTCGACCACGAGGCCGCGACGAAGAACGCCGAACTTGGCAATCGGATCGTCGAGCGCGAGGACGCCGACGGCGACTGGACGTTCGAGGCCTACCGCGAGATGGACGACGCGCTCGCGGACGCCGACTTCGTCGTCTGCTCGATCCAGGACCCGCCCGCGGAGACGTTCGTCCACGACATCGACGTTCCCAAACAGTACGGCATCCACCAGCCGGTCGCCGACACCGTCGGTCCCGGCGGGGTCCTCCGCTCGATGCGGGCGATCCCGCAGTACCGCGAGATCGCGGCGACGGTTCGCGAACAGTGTCCCGATGCGTGGGTAATCAACTACACCAACCCGATGACCGTCTGCACTCGGACGCTCTACGAGGAGTACCCCGACATCAACGCGATCGGGCTCTGCCACGAGGTGTTCAAGTTCCAGGAGCAGTTCGCCGACATCGCCGAGCGGTACGTCGACGACGCCGAGGACGTCGCCCGCGAGGAGATCCACGTCACCGTCAAGGGGATCAACCACTTCACGTGGATCGACGAGGCCCGATGGCGCGATACCGACCTGTTCGGCTACCTCGAGGCCGAACTCGAGGAGCGGAAACCGCTGAAGGACTTCGATCCGGGTTCGATGGCCGACGCGTCCTACTGGGTCAACAACTACAACGTCGCCTTCGACCTCTACGACCGGTTCGGCCTGCTCGGCGCGGCCGGCGACCGCCACCTCGTCGAGTTCGTCCCGTGGTACCTCCAGCTCGACGACCCCGAGGACCTCCATCGATGGGGGATCCGGTTCACCCCGAGTTCGGCTCGCCTCCCCGACGACGACGGGCCGACGCAGACCGAGCGGTACCTCTCTGGCGACGAGGAGTTCGAGTTCTACGACTCCGGCGAGGAGGCCGTCGACATCTTCCGGGCCCTGCTGGGACTCGAGCCCGTCGAGACCCACCTGAACTACCCCAACGAGGGGCAGGTCGCGGGGCTGCCCGAGGGCGCCGTCGTCGAGACGAACGCGTTGCTCACCGGCGACGACGTCTCGCCGCTGGCCGCCGGCTCGTTCCCTCGCGAAATCCGATCAATGGTGATGACCCACGTGAACAACCAGGAGACGCTCGTCGAGGCCGGGTTCGAGGGCGACCTCGATCGGGCGTTCCGGGCGTTCCTCAACGATCCGCTCGTCTCGATCGAACGCGACGCCGCCGCGGACCTTTTCGTCGAACTCGTCGACCGCGAACGCGACTACCTCGAGGTGTGGGACCTCGAGGACGCCGACGTCCTCGCGGCGTCGCGCTGA
- a CDS encoding DUF7282 domain-containing protein, which translates to MTQSQKKHRVLLFAAMMVVSIFATPAIAAGTASPTSTVETNEQTAETSTAESMMEEGSAKPLTISWFRDDGDGNGPYPVLPNEYDEDDTGISMFANAEGDAHLRADDSIAKNPNGQWDMVTLHVESSGLEELNPPVSGADKGLVTENFVNNDDWDVSITQADGDKELNIADNMEGYENPAGVDEDVPPVMVFADTDEVDDDFAYGDEPDTGLLVWVDPNRAVLDENGQEASFETGEEYTVEFDVHGQTEATSFETVEGDVTLEDSYEPDNKVGEEISGTSTLAGGTEVQLVLETEDGETQTETVEVEGNEVLKDTDSAGTIPAGPVTGQFDLSGMEGQEFTLTAYAPGPEDGMVDGEPARDDDVYFGENRIQVAQSSGVIQDVIDPDYTIESANASDGKPLSIPYGIGYDTAAVIGDNTGDGEVAQDDSVALDVQGTEAWDPVVLHYETSESVFEAIDKSPGENILEKFESSPLSLAVEQTNGDKALDLSEDPSGVTIALDRNTADSRLYNSKETGLFFGVDLNEVTLYEDGEPVEAEPGETYEATLTIETEDGVEEETIEFETVEGNSWIGNEEGEVEIPQSSSAEIQLNTELAAGFEWTITATSEDGSLNVSEMDHENHGNGDILAGKVAGSTPTSSATMTVDTSDLEYDTELVITASLEEDPPNSPVEVVNTTGVIVPPPSASVSVSDQAGEGDSISVDELDLSDGGFVSVHTQSASGPTIGSSSYLEAGTSSDVEVTLDEPVSEDTTLYVQVHEDTNGNQAFDFPSADDAYTDEGTPVTASFEYTYEGSSDDGDTGDDESGDDDGDSADGDDGMPGFGVPAVLTALLGAVLVLHRRA; encoded by the coding sequence ATGACACAATCACAAAAGAAGCACCGAGTGCTGCTGTTCGCCGCGATGATGGTGGTATCGATCTTCGCCACACCGGCGATCGCCGCGGGCACAGCCTCGCCGACGAGTACAGTCGAGACGAACGAGCAGACAGCCGAGACGAGCACAGCGGAGTCGATGATGGAGGAAGGGAGCGCGAAACCGCTCACCATCTCCTGGTTCCGCGACGACGGGGACGGTAACGGACCGTACCCCGTTTTGCCGAACGAATACGACGAGGACGACACCGGAATCTCGATGTTCGCCAACGCGGAGGGCGACGCGCACCTGCGCGCTGACGATTCCATCGCGAAGAATCCCAACGGCCAGTGGGACATGGTCACGCTCCACGTCGAGTCGAGCGGACTGGAGGAACTGAACCCGCCCGTTTCCGGCGCCGACAAGGGACTCGTGACCGAGAACTTCGTGAACAACGACGACTGGGACGTCTCGATCACGCAGGCCGACGGTGACAAGGAACTGAACATCGCGGACAACATGGAGGGGTACGAGAACCCCGCTGGCGTCGACGAAGACGTCCCGCCCGTGATGGTCTTCGCCGACACCGACGAGGTCGACGACGACTTCGCCTACGGCGACGAGCCCGACACGGGTCTGCTCGTCTGGGTCGACCCGAACCGCGCGGTTCTCGACGAGAACGGCCAGGAGGCCAGCTTCGAGACCGGCGAGGAGTACACCGTCGAGTTCGACGTCCACGGCCAGACCGAGGCGACGAGCTTCGAGACCGTCGAGGGCGACGTGACCCTCGAGGACAGCTACGAACCCGACAACAAGGTCGGCGAAGAAATCAGCGGTACGTCGACGCTCGCCGGCGGCACCGAGGTCCAGTTGGTCCTCGAGACCGAGGACGGCGAGACGCAGACCGAGACCGTCGAGGTCGAGGGCAACGAGGTCCTCAAGGACACCGACTCCGCGGGGACCATCCCCGCCGGTCCGGTCACCGGGCAGTTCGACCTCTCGGGCATGGAAGGGCAGGAGTTCACCCTGACCGCCTACGCGCCCGGTCCCGAGGACGGGATGGTCGACGGTGAGCCCGCCCGCGACGACGACGTCTACTTCGGCGAGAACCGCATCCAGGTCGCCCAGTCGTCGGGCGTGATTCAGGACGTCATCGATCCCGACTACACGATCGAGAGCGCCAACGCCAGCGACGGCAAGCCGCTGTCGATCCCGTACGGTATCGGCTACGACACGGCCGCCGTGATCGGCGACAACACGGGCGACGGCGAGGTCGCTCAGGACGATTCGGTCGCGCTGGACGTCCAGGGCACCGAGGCCTGGGACCCCGTGGTGCTCCACTACGAGACCAGCGAGTCGGTCTTCGAAGCGATCGACAAATCGCCCGGCGAGAACATCCTCGAGAAGTTCGAGAGTTCGCCGCTCTCGCTCGCAGTCGAGCAGACTAACGGCGACAAGGCGCTCGACCTGAGCGAGGATCCCAGCGGCGTGACCATCGCCCTCGACCGGAACACCGCCGACAGCCGACTCTACAACAGCAAAGAGACGGGGCTCTTCTTCGGGGTCGACCTCAACGAAGTCACTCTCTACGAGGACGGCGAACCGGTCGAGGCCGAACCCGGTGAGACCTACGAAGCGACGCTGACAATCGAGACCGAGGACGGCGTCGAGGAGGAGACCATCGAGTTCGAGACGGTCGAGGGGAACAGCTGGATCGGCAACGAAGAGGGAGAGGTCGAAATTCCGCAGTCCTCGAGCGCCGAGATCCAACTGAACACCGAACTCGCCGCCGGCTTCGAGTGGACGATCACTGCCACGTCCGAGGATGGCAGCCTCAACGTCTCGGAGATGGACCACGAGAACCACGGAAACGGTGACATCCTCGCCGGCAAGGTCGCGGGTTCGACCCCCACTTCGTCGGCCACGATGACGGTCGACACCAGCGACCTCGAGTACGACACCGAACTGGTCATTACGGCCAGCCTCGAGGAGGATCCGCCGAACTCGCCCGTCGAGGTCGTCAACACCACGGGCGTGATCGTGCCGCCGCCGTCGGCCAGCGTCTCCGTCAGCGATCAGGCTGGCGAGGGTGACAGCATCTCCGTCGACGAACTCGACCTGAGCGACGGCGGGTTCGTCTCCGTCCACACTCAATCGGCGTCCGGCCCGACCATCGGCTCGAGTTCGTACCTCGAGGCCGGCACCAGTTCGGACGTCGAGGTGACCCTCGACGAACCGGTCAGCGAGGACACGACCCTCTACGTGCAGGTCCACGAGGACACGAACGGCAACCAGGCGTTCGACTTCCCGAGCGCCGACGACGCTTACACGGACGAGGGAACGCCGGTCACCGCCAGCTTCGAGTACACCTACGAGGGGAGCTCCGACGATGGCGATACCGGTGACGACGAGAGCGGCGACGACGACGGCGACAGCGCCGACGGCGACGACGGCATGCCCGGATTCGGCGTCCCGGCAGTGTTGACCGCGCTGCTCGGTGCCGTCCTCGTCCTTCACCGCCGCGCGTAA
- a CDS encoding DUF1349 domain-containing protein has translation MNPDRRTFIRTASAAAGLGLVAGCSELSNDEEEEPDDAGDAPEVITMEAAGADIWNQADLGHYYYTTVSGDFDVTVEVASLENVNPHAKAGIMIRESLDANSRNLMVRNRAGFGMSPQWRPRDGAATTSTTSEDGAPLSRIDGGTMEGSWQRLQRSGDTLRAYGSEDGEEWTLMVELTANEIEFSDEVYLGLAATSHDQATATTAKFRNFEGVEPDENDDIGAPLVEGSVSVDQVAVASTLEPADIGPNSATLKGELEHLAGADSVDVFFRYREVTADEWQETEPSSLSETGEFGIDVSGLDARRYYQFHAVADDGNNESATINDLFSTTSGSSGGAGDGPESASAFDPSDGFADVAPWLDDDTPIVVVDEPTREALETAISVDGPRVVVFETSGTIDMEASDLNVRNGKCWIAGQTAPSPGITIIRGGIWLYGDDCVVQHLRVRPGDAGQEPGDGWEPDAIQTADDSTNNVIDHCTGTWSVDENINAGYDTENTTISNCLVAEPLNDATHHKGEHGYNSIMGNNAKNVALMGNVWALGTDRNPRLKTGTETVVVNNLIHHFHDGMWTDPDTEHSIVGNVFEDPQTDQANIIGDGSVYAEDNLLNDGSTEMIEDSVTQLSSRPLWPDALEAIDSSETKSHNLANAGARPADRTDHDERILDRIRNGNGHVIDSQEEVGGYPSLEVNTASLDEPESGLRAWLREQALAVEQ, from the coding sequence ATGAACCCCGATAGACGCACATTCATTCGAACAGCCAGTGCAGCGGCCGGGCTCGGTCTCGTCGCCGGTTGCTCGGAGCTGTCGAACGACGAAGAGGAGGAGCCGGACGACGCCGGCGACGCGCCGGAGGTCATCACCATGGAAGCGGCCGGCGCGGACATCTGGAACCAGGCCGACCTGGGTCACTACTACTACACCACCGTGAGCGGCGATTTCGACGTCACCGTCGAGGTCGCCTCGCTCGAGAACGTCAACCCGCACGCGAAGGCGGGGATCATGATCCGCGAGTCGCTCGACGCCAACTCGCGGAACCTGATGGTCCGTAATCGCGCCGGATTCGGGATGTCGCCCCAGTGGCGTCCCCGGGACGGCGCCGCGACGACGAGTACGACCTCAGAGGACGGCGCGCCCCTGAGTCGGATCGATGGCGGTACCATGGAGGGGTCCTGGCAGCGCCTCCAGCGATCCGGCGACACGCTGCGGGCCTACGGCTCCGAGGACGGCGAGGAGTGGACGCTGATGGTCGAACTCACGGCCAACGAGATCGAGTTCAGTGACGAGGTCTACCTCGGGTTGGCGGCGACGAGCCACGACCAGGCCACCGCCACGACCGCGAAGTTCCGCAACTTCGAGGGCGTCGAACCCGACGAGAACGACGATATCGGCGCGCCGCTCGTCGAGGGTAGCGTCTCGGTCGATCAGGTGGCCGTCGCCTCGACGCTCGAGCCGGCCGATATCGGCCCGAACTCGGCGACGCTCAAGGGCGAACTCGAGCACCTCGCCGGTGCCGACTCCGTCGACGTCTTCTTCCGCTACCGCGAGGTAACCGCGGACGAGTGGCAGGAGACCGAGCCGTCGTCGCTCTCGGAGACGGGCGAGTTCGGCATCGACGTCTCGGGACTGGACGCGCGACGCTACTACCAGTTCCACGCCGTCGCCGACGACGGTAACAACGAATCCGCGACCATCAACGATCTGTTCTCGACGACCAGCGGCTCCAGTGGCGGCGCCGGAGACGGGCCCGAGAGCGCTTCCGCGTTCGATCCGAGCGACGGATTCGCCGACGTGGCGCCGTGGCTCGACGACGACACGCCGATCGTCGTCGTCGACGAACCGACGCGAGAGGCCCTCGAGACCGCGATCAGCGTCGACGGTCCGCGCGTCGTCGTCTTCGAGACCAGCGGGACGATCGACATGGAGGCCTCCGACCTCAACGTCCGCAACGGAAAGTGCTGGATCGCGGGCCAGACGGCGCCGTCCCCGGGAATCACGATCATCCGCGGCGGTATCTGGCTCTACGGCGACGACTGTGTCGTCCAGCACCTGCGGGTTCGGCCCGGCGACGCCGGCCAGGAACCCGGCGACGGCTGGGAACCCGACGCGATCCAGACGGCCGACGACAGCACGAACAACGTCATCGATCACTGTACCGGCACGTGGTCGGTCGACGAGAACATCAACGCCGGCTACGACACCGAGAACACCACGATCTCGAACTGTCTGGTCGCCGAACCGCTCAACGACGCGACCCACCACAAGGGCGAGCACGGCTACAACTCGATCATGGGCAACAACGCGAAGAACGTCGCGCTCATGGGCAACGTCTGGGCGCTCGGGACGGACCGCAATCCGCGGCTCAAGACGGGGACCGAGACCGTCGTGGTCAACAACCTCATCCACCACTTCCACGACGGGATGTGGACCGACCCCGACACGGAACACAGCATCGTGGGCAACGTCTTCGAGGACCCCCAGACCGATCAGGCAAACATCATCGGCGATGGGAGCGTGTACGCCGAGGACAACCTCCTCAACGACGGCAGCACCGAGATGATCGAGGACAGCGTCACGCAGCTGAGCTCCCGACCGCTGTGGCCCGACGCCCTCGAGGCGATCGACTCGAGCGAGACCAAGTCGCACAACCTCGCAAACGCCGGTGCACGCCCGGCCGACCGCACCGACCACGACGAGCGCATCCTCGACCGCATCCGCAACGGGAACGGACACGTCATCGACAGCCAGGAGGAGGTCGGCGGCTACCCCTCTCTCGAGGTCAA